The Pasteurella multocida genome contains a region encoding:
- a CDS encoding MurR/RpiR family transcriptional regulator — protein MGFLIKLKHTYPSLSPNEQRIADFILKHPHEVKSSSSKALANQIAVSQSAIIKFSQKLGADKFSDFKLAISEALIRQETLSEPRVHLHDSITDKDDLSEIAEKLFVEKQQALKESLSLNAIPYVARVVEQLMQAKRIQLMGIGNSALVAKDFFYKLTKIGLPVVTETDTHASLAMSQSLTPQDILFLISFSGRHREILLAAENAKARQIKIIALTALTTNPLHELADYLLYSVADESTFRSSSIASRTAQHAITDLLFMGILQQKEHANDLILESRALIGQLNKGR, from the coding sequence ATGGGATTTTTAATTAAGCTGAAACATACTTATCCTTCGCTTTCCCCGAATGAACAGCGAATTGCAGACTTTATTTTAAAACATCCACACGAAGTAAAATCTTCTTCATCAAAAGCGTTAGCAAATCAAATTGCCGTGAGCCAATCTGCGATCATTAAGTTTAGCCAGAAGTTAGGTGCGGATAAATTTAGTGATTTCAAACTGGCGATTAGTGAGGCATTGATTCGTCAAGAGACACTGTCAGAACCGCGTGTCCATTTACACGACAGTATTACCGATAAAGACGATTTAAGTGAAATTGCAGAAAAACTGTTTGTAGAAAAACAACAGGCATTGAAAGAAAGTTTAAGTTTGAACGCGATTCCTTATGTTGCGCGTGTAGTTGAGCAGCTCATGCAGGCGAAACGTATTCAGTTGATGGGCATTGGGAATTCTGCGTTAGTGGCTAAAGATTTCTTTTATAAATTAACGAAAATTGGTTTGCCCGTTGTGACCGAAACGGATACTCATGCTTCTTTAGCAATGAGCCAGAGTTTAACGCCACAAGATATTCTTTTTTTGATTTCGTTTTCTGGACGCCACCGCGAAATTTTATTGGCGGCAGAGAATGCCAAAGCTCGCCAGATTAAAATAATCGCGTTGACGGCGTTAACGACCAATCCATTGCATGAATTAGCAGATTATTTACTCTATTCGGTTGCCGATGAGTCCACGTTTCGTAGTTCATCCATTGCTTCACGAACAGCACAGCATGCGATAACAGACTTGTTATTTATGGGTATCTTGCAACAGAAAGAACATGCCAATGACCTGATTTTAGAAAGCCGTGCCTTGATTGGTCAACTGAACAAAGGACGTTAG
- the murQ gene encoding N-acetylmuramic acid 6-phosphate etherase, translating into MPNAIHALVTESRNPFSTHIDQLSTLDMLAVINQEDQKVPFAIEKVLPEIAQAVDAIAETFMKNGRLIYLGAGTSGRLGILDASECPPTFGTPHEQVVGLIAGGQQAILKAVENAEDDRSAGEQDLRNLALNEKDVVVGIAASGRTPYVLAGIEYANHVGCVTVGISCNPDSALAALANIAITPIVGPEVITGSSRMKAGTAQKLILNMLTTGAMIKTGKVFGNLMVDVVATNEKLVERQKNIVMEVTQCDRQQAEQALLQSNGQCKVAIVMLLLNMSAEEAKNCLAQANGFIHQALTLVK; encoded by the coding sequence ATGCCAAATGCCATACATGCGCTCGTCACCGAAAGTCGGAATCCATTTAGTACACATATCGACCAGCTTTCAACTTTAGACATGTTAGCAGTTATTAATCAGGAAGACCAAAAAGTTCCTTTTGCTATCGAAAAAGTTTTACCAGAAATCGCCCAAGCGGTCGATGCCATTGCTGAAACCTTCATGAAAAATGGGCGGTTAATCTATTTAGGCGCGGGCACATCAGGACGCTTAGGCATTTTAGATGCGAGTGAATGCCCACCAACGTTTGGTACCCCCCATGAACAAGTTGTGGGACTCATCGCAGGTGGACAACAAGCCATTTTAAAAGCAGTTGAAAATGCCGAAGATGACCGTAGCGCCGGTGAGCAAGATCTACGTAACTTAGCGCTGAATGAAAAAGATGTGGTTGTTGGTATTGCCGCCAGTGGTCGCACCCCCTATGTCCTTGCTGGCATCGAATATGCAAATCACGTTGGCTGTGTCACTGTAGGCATTAGCTGTAATCCGGATTCCGCTTTAGCCGCGCTTGCTAACATTGCGATCACACCTATTGTTGGTCCTGAAGTGATTACGGGTTCTTCACGAATGAAAGCAGGTACCGCACAAAAATTGATTCTCAATATGCTCACGACAGGGGCGATGATAAAAACAGGCAAAGTTTTTGGTAATTTAATGGTCGATGTAGTGGCAACCAACGAGAAATTAGTCGAGCGCCAAAAAAACATTGTCATGGAAGTGACGCAATGTGATCGCCAACAAGCGGAACAAGCCTTATTACAATCAAACGGACAATGTAAAGTGGCGATTGTCATGCTATTGCTGAATATGTCGGCAGAAGAAGCAAAAAACTGCTTGGCGCAAGCCAATGGTTTTATTCACCAAGCATTAACTTTGGTTAAATAA
- the rpoH gene encoding RNA polymerase sigma factor RpoH, with the protein MNKDTQTMMLVPQGSIEAYIRAANEYPMLTAEEEKELAERLYYQEDLEAAKKLILSHLRFVIHVARGYSGYGLPQADLIQEGNIGLMKAVKRFNPEVGVRLVSFAVHWIKAEIHEYVLRNWRIVKVATTKAQRKLFFNLRKTKQRLGWFNENEVEMVANELGVSPADVMEMESRMTGADVAFDLPTDDNEETYSPSLYLEDKGSNFAAELENENYEAQATEQLSVALEGLDERSLDIIKARWLDENKATLQDLAAKYNISAERVRQLETNALKKLKSAVNF; encoded by the coding sequence ATGAACAAAGACACACAAACCATGATGTTGGTTCCACAAGGCAGTATCGAAGCTTATATTCGTGCGGCAAATGAATATCCTATGCTTACCGCTGAGGAAGAAAAGGAATTGGCGGAGCGTTTGTATTATCAAGAAGATTTGGAAGCAGCGAAAAAACTGATCCTTTCTCATCTTCGCTTTGTTATTCATGTCGCACGTGGCTATTCAGGCTATGGTCTTCCGCAAGCCGATTTGATCCAAGAAGGTAATATTGGCTTAATGAAGGCGGTGAAACGTTTTAACCCAGAAGTAGGGGTACGTTTAGTGTCCTTTGCAGTGCATTGGATCAAAGCAGAAATTCATGAATACGTTCTGCGAAACTGGCGTATTGTGAAAGTAGCAACGACCAAAGCACAACGTAAATTATTCTTTAATCTACGCAAAACAAAACAACGTTTAGGCTGGTTTAACGAAAACGAAGTAGAAATGGTTGCTAATGAACTTGGTGTTTCGCCAGCAGATGTGATGGAAATGGAGTCCCGTATGACGGGTGCCGATGTGGCATTTGATTTGCCAACAGATGACAACGAAGAAACCTATTCACCATCTCTATATTTAGAAGACAAAGGTTCCAACTTCGCGGCGGAACTTGAAAATGAAAATTATGAAGCCCAAGCTACAGAACAATTAAGTGTGGCACTTGAGGGACTGGATGAACGTAGTCTTGATATTATTAAAGCGCGTTGGTTAGATGAAAACAAAGCCACTTTGCAAGATTTAGCCGCCAAATACAATATTTCTGCCGAGCGTGTACGCCAATTAGAAACGAATGCACTGAAAAAACTCAAAAGTGCGGTCAATTTCTAA
- a CDS encoding TRAP transporter permease, translating to MTDKIQTDTTNLGSREQAILEKYDRESVTRQTNPLQKGLITVIAVCYSLFHLYITFYPLPTLLQRAIHVGVGAILIFLIYPATQKHRQGGVAWYDWLWVGIASLGMGYLVHQYNDIMTIRGGIPNTADIVVAILTVLAVLEVTRRITGLILVLFALLFLAYPFVSSMDFIPDRLLTRPYDVGDIFGQLYLKTEGLYSSAIGASVTFIFLFILFGAFLAKSGMGQLFNDIALAIAGDKQGGPAKVAVISSGFMGSINGAAVANVVSTGAFTIPLMKKIGYHRNFAGAVEASASVGGQILPPIMGASAFIMAETTGVSYGTIALAALFPAVLYYLGVIAQVHFRAGKQNLKGLSKDQLPQFKAIMKARGHMLLPIVALVWFLIESVPIGYAAVYTIGITVLISQLRKETRMGIKEIIAALEDGAKQSLSVMAACAVVGIVIGVVNLTSFGTVITSSIVTLGAGSLLFTLFLTMIASMILGMGLPSIPAYIITATMAAPALATFNVPVLVAHMFVFYFGIFANITPPVALAAFAGAGIAQGDPMKTGWQSLRLALAGFIVPFMFVYNPNMLMIDVSNVAVTAKTFPLPHIVDIISVLISSTIGVLGLSAATEGYFKQAMPIWQRVILAIGSFMLIIPELMTDLIGIAVVAVMIWLNFRRPSLQ from the coding sequence ATGACGGATAAAATCCAAACAGATACTACTAATCTCGGTAGCCGAGAACAAGCGATCTTAGAAAAATATGATCGCGAATCGGTGACCCGACAGACCAATCCTTTGCAAAAAGGGCTCATTACGGTCATTGCCGTGTGCTATTCCTTATTTCATCTCTACATTACGTTTTATCCTCTACCGACTTTATTACAACGTGCGATTCATGTTGGCGTTGGGGCAATTTTGATTTTTTTAATTTATCCTGCGACACAAAAACATCGGCAGGGTGGTGTCGCTTGGTATGACTGGCTATGGGTCGGGATTGCTAGCCTTGGCATGGGGTATTTAGTCCATCAGTATAACGACATTATGACGATTCGCGGTGGGATTCCAAATACGGCAGATATTGTGGTGGCTATTCTGACGGTATTGGCGGTGTTAGAAGTCACTCGTCGTATAACCGGACTGATTCTCGTACTTTTTGCTTTGCTTTTCCTTGCGTATCCTTTTGTGAGTTCAATGGATTTTATTCCTGACCGTTTACTGACCCGCCCTTATGATGTGGGGGATATTTTTGGTCAACTTTATCTCAAAACCGAAGGGTTATATTCCTCAGCAATCGGCGCCTCGGTGACGTTCATTTTCTTGTTTATTTTGTTTGGTGCCTTTCTTGCTAAATCGGGGATGGGGCAGTTATTTAATGACATCGCGCTAGCCATTGCCGGCGATAAACAAGGGGGACCGGCGAAAGTGGCGGTGATTTCAAGTGGCTTTATGGGCAGTATTAATGGGGCGGCAGTGGCAAATGTGGTCAGCACGGGCGCGTTTACGATCCCTTTAATGAAAAAAATCGGCTATCACCGCAATTTTGCCGGGGCAGTAGAAGCAAGTGCTTCGGTAGGTGGACAAATTCTGCCACCGATTATGGGCGCGAGTGCGTTTATTATGGCGGAAACAACAGGCGTGAGTTACGGCACGATTGCACTTGCCGCACTTTTTCCTGCCGTGTTGTATTATCTTGGAGTGATTGCGCAAGTGCATTTCCGTGCGGGTAAACAAAACTTGAAAGGATTGTCAAAAGATCAATTACCGCAGTTTAAAGCGATTATGAAAGCGCGTGGGCATATGTTATTGCCGATTGTTGCATTGGTGTGGTTTTTGATTGAATCAGTGCCGATTGGTTATGCGGCGGTTTATACCATTGGGATTACGGTATTAATTAGCCAGTTGCGCAAAGAAACACGTATGGGAATAAAGGAAATTATTGCTGCGTTGGAAGATGGGGCGAAACAATCACTGTCGGTCATGGCGGCTTGTGCGGTCGTCGGGATTGTGATTGGCGTGGTGAATTTAACCAGTTTTGGCACAGTAATTACCTCGTCTATTGTGACTTTGGGGGCAGGCTCGTTATTATTCACCTTATTTTTAACCATGATTGCGTCTATGATTTTAGGCATGGGCTTGCCGTCTATTCCTGCGTATATCATCACGGCAACCATGGCTGCACCCGCACTTGCCACGTTTAATGTCCCTGTGTTAGTGGCACATATGTTTGTGTTTTATTTTGGTATTTTCGCCAATATTACGCCTCCGGTCGCCTTAGCTGCGTTTGCGGGGGCGGGGATTGCACAGGGCGATCCGATGAAAACAGGCTGGCAATCGCTACGTTTGGCATTGGCGGGTTTTATTGTGCCGTTTATGTTTGTGTATAACCCGAATATGCTGATGATTGATGTGAGCAATGTCGCGGTGACGGCAAAAACCTTCCCACTCCCTCATATCGTTGACATTATCAGTGTGTTGATTTCTTCGACAATTGGTGTATTAGGTTTATCAGCTGCCACAGAAGGATATTTCAAACAGGCAATGCCAATTTGGCAACGCGTAATATTAGCTATTGGTTCTTTTATGTTAATTATTCCAGAGCTAATGACAGATTTGATTGGTATCGCAGTGGTGGCGGTCATGATATGGCTGAATTTCCGTCGACCTTCATTGCAGTAA
- a CDS encoding ABC transporter ATP-binding protein: MLFFTNLTLKRGQSVLLENTSVAINPGQKVGLVGKNGCGKSSLLALLKKEISAEGGDVSFPANWTLSWVNQETPALMTLAIDYVIEGDREYCRLQRELVLANEQGDGHKIAHLHAQLDAIDAWTIQARAAALLHGLGFSQSELQQPVKAFSGGWRMRLNLAQALLCPSDLLLLDEPTNHLDLDTVMWLERWLVQYKGTLVLISHDRDFLDPIVNKIIHIEHQKLNEYTGDYSSFEVQRATKLAQQNALYRQQQQKVAHLQKYIDRFKAKASKAKQAQSRVKALERMELIAPAYVDNPFHFTFREPLSLPNPLLAMQQVSAGYPSAEGQSAVEILEKIKLNLVPGSRIGLLGKNGAGKSTLIKLLAGELTPLSGQVQLAKGVQLGYFAQHQLETLRLDESPLWHLQKLAPQHTEQQLRDYLGGFAFKGDKVNEAVKSFSGGEKARLVLALIVWQRPNLLLLDEPTNHLDLDMRQALTEALVDYQGSLVVVSHDRHLLRNTVEEFYLVHDKKVEPFSGDLEDYQKWLTDVNRNTEEKADTNALVDNANSSANRKEQKRREAELRQQTAPLRKKLQQLEQKMETVSSHLGQIEAQLVESDLYLAKNKEKLTALLNEQVSNKKHLEMLEMDWLALQEELEGLLE; this comes from the coding sequence ATGCTTTTTTTTACAAATTTAACATTAAAGCGCGGGCAATCCGTGTTGCTCGAAAATACATCGGTCGCGATTAACCCCGGACAAAAAGTGGGCTTAGTCGGAAAAAATGGGTGTGGCAAGTCATCTTTATTGGCGTTATTAAAAAAAGAGATTAGCGCAGAAGGCGGTGACGTCAGTTTTCCTGCCAATTGGACGTTATCTTGGGTCAATCAAGAAACGCCTGCCTTAATGACCTTGGCAATCGATTATGTGATCGAAGGTGATCGGGAATATTGCCGCTTACAACGTGAGCTAGTATTAGCCAATGAACAAGGCGATGGACATAAAATTGCTCATCTGCATGCGCAATTAGATGCGATTGATGCATGGACAATTCAAGCACGCGCTGCCGCACTATTGCACGGTTTGGGCTTTAGTCAAAGCGAATTACAGCAGCCAGTCAAAGCCTTTTCAGGTGGTTGGCGTATGCGCTTAAATTTAGCACAAGCATTACTCTGTCCTTCTGATTTATTATTATTGGATGAGCCGACTAACCACTTAGATTTAGATACGGTCATGTGGTTAGAGCGTTGGCTGGTACAATACAAAGGCACCTTAGTGTTAATTTCACACGATCGTGATTTTCTGGACCCTATCGTCAATAAAATTATCCATATTGAACATCAGAAGTTAAATGAATATACCGGTGATTATTCTTCCTTTGAAGTTCAACGCGCCACGAAACTGGCACAGCAGAATGCACTTTATCGTCAACAGCAACAAAAAGTCGCACATTTACAAAAATATATTGATCGTTTCAAGGCAAAAGCTTCCAAAGCTAAACAGGCGCAAAGTCGGGTGAAAGCCTTGGAACGGATGGAATTAATCGCCCCAGCTTACGTGGATAATCCGTTTCATTTTACCTTTCGTGAACCCTTGTCTTTACCGAATCCGTTGTTAGCTATGCAGCAAGTAAGCGCAGGCTATCCGAGCGCAGAGGGACAAAGTGCGGTCGAAATTTTAGAAAAAATCAAATTGAACTTGGTACCGGGATCTCGGATTGGACTATTAGGGAAAAATGGCGCGGGGAAATCGACACTGATTAAATTATTGGCAGGTGAATTAACACCGCTTTCGGGTCAGGTTCAGTTGGCGAAAGGTGTCCAGCTTGGTTACTTTGCTCAACATCAATTAGAAACGTTACGTCTCGATGAAAGCCCACTTTGGCATTTACAAAAGCTAGCACCGCAACATACAGAACAGCAGTTACGGGATTATTTGGGCGGTTTTGCGTTCAAAGGCGATAAGGTGAATGAGGCGGTGAAGTCCTTTTCTGGTGGGGAGAAAGCCCGTTTAGTGTTAGCCTTGATTGTGTGGCAGCGTCCAAACTTATTGTTACTCGATGAGCCGACTAACCACTTAGATTTAGATATGCGCCAAGCGCTGACAGAAGCCTTAGTAGATTATCAAGGGTCGTTGGTCGTGGTATCGCATGATCGCCATTTATTACGTAATACAGTGGAAGAATTTTATCTGGTACATGATAAAAAGGTTGAGCCTTTCAGTGGCGATTTAGAGGATTACCAGAAATGGTTAACTGATGTTAATCGCAATACGGAAGAAAAAGCGGATACCAATGCACTGGTTGATAATGCCAATAGCAGTGCGAATCGCAAAGAACAAAAACGCCGTGAGGCAGAATTGCGACAACAAACTGCCCCGTTACGCAAAAAATTGCAGCAACTTGAACAAAAAATGGAAACCGTATCGAGCCACTTAGGGCAAATCGAAGCGCAACTGGTCGAATCGGATTTGTATTTGGCGAAAAATAAAGAAAAATTGACCGCACTTTTAAATGAGCAAGTGAGCAATAAAAAACACTTAGAAATGCTTGAAATGGATTGGCTCGCGTTACAAGAGGAACTCGAAGGACTACTGGAGTAA
- a CDS encoding DUF1850 domain-containing protein, whose protein sequence is MLSKRSKLMWGLAAFTLLAGLLPVNYLVVTTAQTRCYLRAPEFSLQWRHSVEHQLWQEHYRHDGKRLFLYQTWLQTFGAGTPSQGTSLVNVPPGYIGYEQQVTFAELDWVVSRRMEGTINSANWHFPIYQTLPDYSTVNIKPTQSPLILFLLGSACNDG, encoded by the coding sequence ATGTTGAGCAAACGCAGCAAGCTGATGTGGGGATTAGCAGCTTTCACACTGCTTGCTGGGTTATTGCCAGTTAATTATTTGGTGGTGACGACAGCGCAGACCCGTTGCTATTTGCGTGCACCGGAATTTAGTTTGCAATGGCGACATTCTGTAGAGCACCAATTGTGGCAGGAGCATTATCGGCATGACGGCAAAAGGCTATTTTTGTACCAGACGTGGTTACAAACCTTTGGTGCTGGCACGCCTTCTCAGGGAACCTCTCTCGTTAATGTTCCGCCGGGTTATATTGGTTATGAACAACAGGTTACATTCGCGGAATTAGATTGGGTGGTTTCTCGTCGTATGGAAGGCACCATTAATAGCGCGAATTGGCATTTCCCGATTTATCAAACCTTACCCGATTATTCCACTGTCAATATTAAACCAACACAATCGCCTTTGATTCTTTTTTTGTTAGGGAGTGCATGTAATGACGGATAA
- a CDS encoding TAXI family TRAP transporter solute-binding subunit produces the protein MKKMKFTLSIAATTLFALSLSACDDKKTATVSTASSNNPTTAAETPVSVQSKFVTIATGGASGPYNIIATTLSDIYSKSLKTNSKTQTTGASVENLNLMAQKKVEMAFVMSDALNDALNGTGSFPAKLENVTQMAALYPNYVQIVTSKRSGIKTITDLKGKRVATGAQNSGVEVNARNLLAGFGITYSDINVDYLGYAEAADALKAGSIDAAFLTSGLPNSSLLELQQSFDLQLVAIPVEGVQKLAESKPYFNAMEIPANTYGNEEPIPTAAIKNALVVRKDMSEADVYLLTKTFFDSLAQLQTAHQAAKAVSLEGAQQGLVAPLHSGAQKYYDEVSKK, from the coding sequence ATGAAAAAAATGAAATTTACGCTCAGCATTGCAGCAACAACATTATTTGCGCTTTCACTTTCTGCTTGTGATGACAAGAAGACCGCAACGGTTTCGACTGCTTCAAGTAATAATCCAACCACCGCGGCAGAGACCCCTGTGAGTGTACAAAGTAAGTTTGTGACAATTGCAACAGGTGGTGCGTCAGGACCATACAATATTATTGCGACCACGTTATCAGATATTTACAGCAAATCTTTAAAAACCAATTCAAAAACGCAAACCACAGGTGCCTCAGTGGAAAACTTGAATTTAATGGCACAGAAAAAAGTGGAAATGGCATTTGTGATGAGTGATGCCTTAAACGATGCACTTAATGGGACAGGGAGCTTTCCAGCGAAATTAGAAAATGTCACTCAAATGGCGGCGTTATATCCTAATTACGTACAAATTGTCACGTCTAAACGTTCTGGCATTAAAACCATTACCGATTTAAAAGGAAAACGTGTCGCCACAGGCGCACAAAACTCAGGGGTGGAAGTGAATGCACGCAATTTATTAGCGGGCTTTGGCATTACTTATTCTGATATTAATGTGGATTATTTAGGGTATGCCGAAGCCGCGGATGCGTTAAAAGCGGGATCGATTGACGCAGCATTCTTAACCAGTGGGTTGCCAAACTCCTCATTACTTGAATTACAACAAAGTTTTGATTTGCAATTGGTGGCGATTCCAGTAGAAGGTGTACAAAAACTCGCCGAGTCTAAGCCGTATTTTAACGCGATGGAAATTCCTGCGAATACTTATGGTAACGAAGAGCCGATTCCAACCGCGGCAATTAAAAATGCCTTAGTAGTGCGTAAAGATATGAGTGAGGCGGATGTGTATTTATTGACGAAAACCTTCTTTGACAGTTTAGCGCAATTACAAACGGCACATCAGGCTGCGAAGGCCGTGAGTTTAGAGGGGGCGCAGCAAGGCTTGGTGGCACCATTGCATTCTGGTGCGCAAAAATATTATGACGAAGTGAGTAAAAAATAA
- a CDS encoding MarC family protein, whose protein sequence is MFDSLIVQFVVLWAVIDPIGSVPVYLTKTVGLSLEDRRKIALKAVVIATGILMFFLILGQGLLEAMQIPLTAFQIAGGLVLLLFALTMIFGEGKPEHEMRMTSSLSELAVYPLAVPSIASPGAMMAIVLLTDNHRFSFFDQVITTVIMLSILFITYLLFLMANRIQRLIGNTGAAVISRVMGLILAAVAINNMLVGIRDFFTQVV, encoded by the coding sequence ATGTTTGATTCGTTAATCGTGCAATTTGTTGTATTGTGGGCAGTAATCGACCCAATTGGATCCGTACCGGTTTATTTGACCAAAACCGTAGGGCTATCGCTAGAAGATAGACGTAAAATTGCCTTAAAAGCGGTCGTGATCGCAACGGGGATCTTAATGTTCTTTTTGATTCTAGGTCAGGGGCTATTAGAAGCGATGCAAATTCCGCTCACAGCATTCCAAATTGCCGGGGGCTTAGTGTTACTGTTATTCGCCTTAACCATGATTTTTGGTGAAGGTAAGCCAGAACATGAAATGCGTATGACATCCAGTTTAAGTGAGCTGGCGGTTTATCCTCTTGCGGTGCCGTCCATTGCTTCACCGGGTGCGATGATGGCAATCGTATTATTGACCGATAATCATCGGTTCAGTTTTTTCGATCAAGTTATCACCACTGTGATTATGCTTTCCATTTTATTTATCACTTACCTGCTTTTCTTGATGGCAAACCGTATTCAACGTTTAATTGGTAACACTGGCGCTGCCGTAATAAGCCGGGTCATGGGATTAATCCTTGCTGCCGTGGCGATCAATAATATGTTAGTGGGAATTCGTGACTTTTTTACGCAAGTGGTGTAA